The following proteins are encoded in a genomic region of Oryctolagus cuniculus chromosome 6, mOryCun1.1, whole genome shotgun sequence:
- the LOC100353156 gene encoding protocadherin beta-14, protein MESRGALPPRGRQVLIFFVWLGLCQAGSESVRYSMAEETEIGSFVANLARDLGVGVDELSSREARVVSDDNENHLRLDPLTGDLLLNEKLDREELCGTSEPCVLPFQVLLKNPLQFFRAELHIKDINDHSPTFLDKEILVKISENTAIGTTFLMESAQDLDIGTNCLQNYTISPNSHFYINIRDSGDGKIYPELVLHRALDHEEEPELKLTLTAVDGGAPPLSGTTLVLIKVLDINDNSPEFAENLYEVQVPEDTDVGSRIITLSAKDIDAGSFGKISYTLFHASEDVRKTFEINPVTGEVGLKSHLDFEVIQSYTITTQATDGGGLSGKCTLVIKVLDVNDNPPEVTISSITNSIPENTPETLVAIFSVRDPDSGDNGRMVCSIQDDLPFLLKPTFKNFYTLVTDGALDREARAEYNITITVSDLGTPRLTTRHHVAVQVSDVNDNAPAFSQAAYTLLVRENNSPGLLIGSVSASDRDAGANAQVTYSLLPPPQQPDVAALVSVHADSGQLYALRALDYEALRAFEFGVRAADRGSPALSSEARVRVQLLDANDHAPAVLYPPANGSAACPELVPRAADAGYLVTKVVAVDGDAGQNAWLSFELLKATEPGLFGVWAHSGEVRTARPLSERDAPRQRLLVLVRDHGEPPLSASVTLHVLLVDGFSQPYLALPEAAAAAEAARPDSLTVQLVVALAAVSSLLVLSVLALVAARLCGGGGGGVGAGCAVGGGGGGAGAEGRFPGPLLDVSGGGTLSHSYQYEVRLTGDAGTGEFKFMKPISPNLQVSDVGRNIEESENFRNSFGFNIQ, encoded by the coding sequence ATGGAGAGCAGAGGGGCGCTCCCTCCGCGAGGAAGGCAAGTCCTGATTTTCTTTGTTTGGCTGGGATTGTGTCAGGCGGGTTCTGAATCTGTGCGGTATTCCATGGCAGAGGAAACAGAAATTGGTTCTTTTGTGGCTAATCTGGCAAGGGACTTGGGGGTAGGGGTGGACGAGCTGTCCTCGCGGGAGGCCCGGGTAGTGTCTGATGATAATGAGAACCACTTGCGACTGGATCCGCTGACCGGCGATTTGCTCCTTAATGAGAAACTAGACCGGGAAGAGCTGTGCGGCACCTCTGAGCCCTGTGTGCTGCCTTTTCAGGTGTTATTAAAAAACCCTTTACAGTTTTTTCGGGCTGAGCTACACATCAAAGACATAAATGATCACTCTCCCACATTCCTGGACAAGGAAATACTtgtgaaaatatcagaaaatactGCTATTGGAACCACATTTCTAATGGAGAGTGCTCAAGATCTGGACATAGGAACCAATTGTCTGCAAAACTATACAATTAGTCCCAACTCTCATTTCTACATTAACATTCGAGACAGTGGTGATGGAAAGATATACCCAGAGCTGGTCCTACATAGAGCATTGGATCATGAGGAGGAACCCGAGCTAAAACTGACACTGACAGCAGTAGATGGTGGGGCCCCGCCCTTGTCTGGGACAACCTTGGTTCTCATTAAGGTCTTGGACATCAACGATAACTCCCCTGAGTTTGCTGAGAACCTCTATGAGGTACAGGTGCCTGAGGACACAGACGTTGGCTCCCGGATTATCACTCTCTCTGCTAAGGATATAGATGCAGGAAGTTTTGGGAAAATTTCTTACACACTTTTCCATGCATCAGAAGATGTTCGTAAAACCTTTGAAATCAACCCAGTAACTGGGGAAGTTGGTCTGAAATCACACCTGGATTTTGAAGTAATACAATCGTACACTATAACTACTCAGGCAACAGACGGTGGGGGTCTCTCAGGAAAATGCACTCTTGTGATTAAGGTACTGGATGTAAACGACAACCCACCAGAAGTGACCATTTCATCAATCACAAACAGCATTCCAGAAAACACGCCAGAGACTCTTGTCGCCATCTTCAGTGTCCGAGATCCAGACTCTGGAGACAACGGAAGGATGGTTTGCTCTATTCAGGATGACCTCCCCTTCCTTTTGAAGCCCACTTTCAAGAACTTCTACACCCTGGTAACCGATGGAGCGCTGGACAGGGAGGCCAGGGCCGAGTACAACATCACCATCACCGTGTCCGACCTGGGCACGCCCAGGCTGACCACCCGGCACCACGTCGCGGTGCAGGTGTCCGACGTGAACGACAACGCCCCGGCCTTCAGCCAGGCCGCCTACACCCTGCTGGTGCGCGAGAACAACAGCCCCGGGCTGCTCATCGGCTCCGTGAGCGCCAGCGACAGGGACGCGGGCGCCAACGCGCAGGTGACCTActcgctgctgccgccgccacaGCAGCCCGACGTGGCGGCGCTCGTGTCGGTGCACGCGGACAGCGGGCAGCTGTACGCGCTGCGCGCGCTGGACTACGAGGCCCTGCGCGCCTTCGAGTTCGGCGTGCGCGCCGCCGACCGCGGCTCCCCGGCGCTGAGCAGCGAGGCGCGCGTGCGCGTGCAGCTGCTGGACGCCAACGACCACGCGCCGGCCGTGCTGTACCCGCCGGCCAACGGCTCGGCCGCCTGCCCCGAGCTGGTGCCGCGCGCGGCCGACGCGGGCTACCTGGTGACCAAGGTGGTGGCGGTGGACGGCGACGCGGGCCAGAACGCCTGGCTGTCGTTCGAGCTGCTCAAGGCCACGGAGCCCGGGCTGTTCGGCGTGTGGGCGCACAGCGGCGAGGTGCGCACGGCGCGGCCGCTGAGCGAGCGCGACGCGCCCAGGCAGcggctgctggtgctggtgcgCGACCACGGCGAGCCGCCGCTGTCGGCCAGCGTCACGCTGCACGTGCTGCTGGTGGACGGCTTCTCGCAGCCCTACCTGGCGCTgcccgaggcggcggcggcggccgaggcgGCGCGGCCCGACTCGCTCACGGTGCAGCTGGTGGTGGCGCTGGCGGCGGTGTCGTCGCTCTTGGTGCTGAGTGTGCTGGCGCTGGTGGCGGCGCGGCtgtgcggcgggggcgggggcggggtgggggcggggtgtgcggttggcggcggcggcggcggcgcgggtgCGGAGGGCCGCTTCCCGGGGCCGCTGCTGGACGTGAGCGGCGGCGGGACGCTGTCGCACAGCTACCAGTACGAGGTGCGCCTGACGGGCGACGCT
- the LOC138850161 gene encoding protocadherin beta-14-like: MESRGALPPRGRQVLIFFVWLGLCQAGSESVRYSMAEETEIGSFVANLARDLGVGVDELSSREARVVSDDNENHLRLDPLTGDLLLNEKLDREELCGTSEPCVLPFQVLLKNPLQFFRAELHIKDINDHSPTFLDKEILVKISENTAIGTTFLMESAQDLDIGTNCLQNYTISPNSHFYINIRDSGDGKIYPELVLHRALDHEEEPELKLTLTAVDGGAPPLSGTTLVLIKVLDINDNSPEFAENLYEVQVPEDTDVGSRIITLSAKDIDAGSFGKISYTLFHASEDVRKTFEINPVTGEVGLKSHLDFEVIQSYTITTQATDGGGLSGKCTLVIKVLDVNDNPPEVTISSITNSIPENTPETLVAIFSVRDPDSGDNGRMVCSIQDDLPFLLKPTFKNFYTLVTDGALDREARAEYNITITVSDLGTPRLTTRHHVAVQVSDVNDNAPAFSQAAYTLLVRENNSPGLLIGSVSASDRDAGANAQVTYSLLPPPQQPDVAALVSVHADSGQLYALRALDYEALRAFEFGVRAADRGSPALSSEARVRVQLLDANDHAPAVLYPPANGSAACPELVPRAADAGYLVTKVVAVDGDAGQNAWLSFELLKATEPGLFGVWAHSGEVRTARPLSERDAPRQRLLVLVRDHGEPPLSASVTLHVLLVDGFSQPYLALPEAAAAAEAARPDSLTVQLVVALAAVSSLLVLSVLALVAARLCGAGAGGGAGGVGVGAGCAVGGGGGGGGAGAEGRFPGPLLDVSGGGTLSHSYQYEVRLTGDAGTGEFKFMKPISPILTTQYPGKEIEEAPTFHNAFGFDIQ, from the coding sequence ATGGAGAGCAGAGGGGCGCTCCCTCCGCGAGGAAGGCAAGTCCTGATTTTCTTTGTTTGGCTGGGATTGTGTCAGGCGGGTTCTGAATCTGTGCGGTATTCCATGGCAGAGGAAACAGAAATTGGTTCTTTTGTGGCTAATCTGGCAAGGGACTTGGGGGTAGGGGTGGACGAGCTGTCCTCGCGGGAGGCCCGGGTAGTGTCTGATGATAATGAGAACCACTTGCGACTGGATCCGCTGACCGGCGATTTGCTCCTTAATGAGAAACTAGACCGGGAAGAGCTGTGCGGCACCTCTGAGCCCTGTGTGCTGCCTTTTCAGGTGTTATTAAAAAACCCTTTACAGTTTTTTCGGGCTGAGCTACACATCAAAGACATAAATGATCACTCTCCCACATTCCTGGACAAGGAAATACTtgtgaaaatatcagaaaatactGCTATTGGAACCACATTTCTAATGGAGAGTGCTCAAGATCTGGACATAGGAACCAATTGTCTGCAAAACTATACAATTAGTCCCAACTCTCATTTCTACATTAACATTCGAGACAGTGGTGATGGAAAGATATACCCAGAGCTGGTCCTACATAGAGCATTGGATCATGAGGAGGAACCCGAGCTAAAACTGACACTGACAGCAGTAGATGGTGGGGCCCCGCCCTTGTCTGGGACAACCTTGGTTCTCATTAAGGTCTTGGACATCAACGATAACTCCCCTGAGTTTGCTGAGAACCTCTATGAGGTACAGGTGCCTGAGGACACAGACGTTGGCTCCCGGATTATCACTCTCTCTGCTAAGGATATAGATGCAGGAAGTTTTGGGAAAATTTCTTACACACTTTTCCATGCATCAGAAGATGTTCGTAAAACCTTTGAAATCAACCCAGTAACTGGGGAAGTTGGTCTGAAATCACACCTGGATTTTGAAGTAATACAATCGTACACTATAACTACTCAGGCAACAGACGGTGGGGGTCTCTCAGGAAAATGCACTCTTGTGATTAAGGTACTGGATGTAAACGACAACCCACCAGAAGTGACCATTTCATCAATCACAAACAGCATTCCAGAAAACACGCCAGAGACTCTTGTCGCCATCTTCAGTGTCCGAGATCCAGACTCTGGAGACAACGGAAGGATGGTTTGCTCTATTCAGGATGACCTCCCCTTCCTTTTGAAGCCCACTTTCAAGAACTTCTACACCCTGGTAACCGATGGAGCGCTGGACAGGGAGGCCAGGGCCGAGTACAACATCACCATCACCGTGTCCGACCTGGGCACGCCCAGGCTGACCACCCGGCACCACGTCGCGGTGCAGGTGTCCGACGTGAACGACAACGCCCCGGCCTTCAGCCAGGCCGCCTACACCCTGCTGGTGCGCGAGAACAACAGCCCCGGGCTGCTCATCGGCTCCGTGAGCGCCAGCGACAGGGACGCGGGCGCCAACGCGCAGGTGACCTActcgctgctgccgccgccacaGCAGCCCGACGTGGCGGCGCTCGTGTCGGTGCACGCGGACAGCGGGCAGCTGTACGCGCTGCGCGCGCTGGACTACGAGGCCCTGCGCGCCTTCGAGTTCGGCGTGCGCGCCGCCGACCGCGGCTCCCCGGCGCTGAGCAGCGAGGCGCGCGTGCGCGTGCAGCTGCTGGACGCCAACGACCACGCGCCGGCCGTGCTGTACCCGCCGGCCAACGGCTCGGCCGCCTGCCCCGAGCTGGTGCCGCGCGCGGCCGACGCGGGCTACCTGGTGACCAAGGTGGTGGCGGTGGACGGCGACGCGGGCCAGAACGCCTGGCTGTCGTTCGAGCTGCTCAAGGCCACGGAGCCCGGGCTGTTCGGCGTGTGGGCGCACAGCGGCGAGGTGCGCACGGCGCGGCCGCTGAGCGAGCGCGACGCGCCCAGGCAGcggctgctggtgctggtgcgCGACCACGGCGAGCCGCCGCTGTCGGCCAGCGTCACGCTGCACGTGCTGCTGGTGGACGGCTTCTCGCAGCCCTACCTGGCGCTgcccgaggcggcggcggcggccgaggcgGCGCGGCCCGACTCGCTCACGGTGCAGCTGGTGGTGGCGCTGGCGGCGGTGTCGTCGCTCTTGGTGCTGAGTGTGCTGGCGCTGGTGGCGGCGCGGCTGtgcggcgcgggcgcgggcgggggcgcgggcggtgtcggtgtgggggcggggtgtgcggttggcggcggcggcggcggcggcggcgcgggtgCGGAGGGCCGCTTCCCGGGGCCGCTGCTGGACGTGAGCGGCGGCGGGACGCTGTCGCACAGCTACCAGTACGAGGTGCGCCTGACGGGCGACGCTGGGACCGGGGAGTTCAAGTTCATGAAGCCCATTAGCCCCATCCTTACAACCCAATACCCcgggaaagaaatagaggaagctCCCACTTTCCACAATGCGTTTGGATTCGATATTCAGTGA